Genomic DNA from Setaria italica strain Yugu1 chromosome V, Setaria_italica_v2.0, whole genome shotgun sequence:
CGTCCTGTGGAATCAACAGGGATATCTCCATTAATTATACCCAGAACCCATGCAAGTAGTATGCCATTCCGGGTTCACAGATCATACAGGTCGTCGAAAGCCACATCTTGATCGCAGCGAGTGCGTACGGACCTGATGAGAATCCTCATCGATCTGTGCTCCCACCCATTTTAAAACAAGAAATGCCTAAAGTTATCAGGCTAATCGAGATCAAGCATACCCATCACTTTTTTTTAATACGCATACCCATCACAAGCATCTCACAAATAAACGAGTTAGCACTTGACAACGCCGCCAGCTCGAGGCGTGCAGCCAAGCATATACCGCCACAGGCGAGCGAAACCAATGTGCCAAGGGGAGGGCCAGGCCATGACGTGGGACGAAGCGGATGCGAACCGGACGGATCGAGCAGAGCGGAGGGAGCTGCAGCTCGCGGCGCGTGGGGGAGGATCGAGTTCACGAGCGTCCCTCTCGCGGTTcacgagcgcgcgcgcgcaacCGGACagcgctagctagctagctagctactggTGGAGGCTTGCCGCTACACACCCGCGCCCGGACGCCTTTTCCTAATATTCACCCGTCCTCCAAAGCAAAATATAGCTAGGGAACCATATCGCTGCATCGGTCGCCATATGCAGGGTGTTTTTCCTGGAGTTGCAAAGCACGCACCAACCGCAGCAGCCCCACGGGATCCAAGCTGCCTGGAACGCCTGCGCTGTAGTGTTTTCTTGGCCTGCTTTGGGGGTTGGGAGGAGCGGCCGTGGCCGGGTGGGGTACTGGGGTTTGGCTATAGCTGCTTAGCTTTCCCATGGCTactacgggggtgtttggatcctggagctaaagtttagtccgtgtcacatcggatattcggatgctaattagaaggactaaacatgagctaattacaaaactaattgcagaacccctaggctaaatcgcgagacgaatctattaagcctaattaatccatcattagcgaatgtttactgtagcaccatattgtcaaatcatggactaattaggcttaatagattcgtctcgtgatttagcctaggggttgtgaaattggttttgtaattaacctatatttaatactcctaattagtatccaaacattcgatgtgacaggagctaaattttagcccggggatccaaacaccccctatatgtGTGTGAAGATGAAAGCTTTGTGGGATGCATGAGCTACTGCAGACGGATGGGTTTCCGTGGGCTGTGTGTTCTGTACTGTGTGTTGAGCAGTTGAGGTATGCTAATCAATGAGTGGTGGTGGTTGACATTGCGAGGCTTCCTTTCTCTCTTCGAATCAATATCATATCGTGTATGAGTATGACTTGAGGACACCGGACACATTGTCGTCCTGTAGTGCAATGAGGCTGCGATTCAGACCATGCGCATACTCCATAAGAGATAAGCATGATGTTCACCTGCTCTTGACACGATTGCGCTACGCTACACACCTTAGATACCATACGGATGCCTCGTATATGCATGGTTCCAAATATCAGATGTAGCAGGCAATATAATGTCAACGTCTAAAATGGCTTTTATTTATAGCAGATGGGACAATACCCCTGTCCCTACAACCGCAGATAGAGTGCTTTATACAACAAAAAAGTTAAAACTTTCGTAGAAAACAAATGTGGCCATTACCATATATATGCACATACCATATCTCTATATATAATTAGTGCCATCAGCAACAGGGAAACATTCTCACTACGTATTACTAATCATCTCTGCTAGTATTAGTTTTGCTCTAACAATGCAACAAGTTTGTTtgaggaaataaaaaaaagattgcaACTGTCTAGCTCCCAGCTAGAATTGCATGCTGCAGTGCTGTCAAAGAGCCAGAGCACGACGCACACGCGTGTGCAAATGGACAAACAAGCGGTGATGAAGCTGTCGCCTTGTGATCTTCTGCATTAACTCGCATATAACTAAAGAGTCACATGCTATAGCTGGTTCCATACCCCGATGGCCAAGGGCAATATATGCCACCGTAACCACCACATATTTTACGACCTAGATTTAGGGCCCCAGTTATGCGATCCAGGATCTACCCGGCCAGAAGGACAGACGACCAAGCTGACACAACGACGGACGGACGGATGGAGCCgcatctgcatgcatgcatgttttgcCTAGTTGTACCGATATCGTCTTGCGACTGTCAGGTTGATCCAGATTCCAGTTGGAGGCGTGAGCTCGTGAGCCTTTGACAGctactgaaagtctgaaacaagAAAGCGTAGGTACGGTACGTATACGTGCGTACGTACCGGCGACTGTTGCAGGCCGCTGGCCGGGTCGTGTAACGTTATTATACGTACGTTCCAGCTGCGTTTTTGTAGGCTTACTGCCTACTAGTACAAGCAAAATGTTTCTATCTGGCCCCTTGATTATTAATTAATCTTCGAACGCGACTTGTCGGTGTACTTGTTGTCTTTCAGAGGGTGCTACATGCCGTGACGCCGatgtatatgtgtgtgtgtgtgtgtgtgtgtgtgtgtgttatcGTCGAACCTTGCAGGGGATCGATCTCCCATTCCATCTCGTGAGTGAAGAGCACGCACGCGGTCAATTCGTTGGTGGAATGAGGCCCTGATTGACAGAGTATTGTCTCAGACCTACTACACTATAGGTTCCTGTGATGAATAACTCATGCAGATGCAGACCCGGGTCGGCCTATCTGTGTACCGGCGACCAAGCAAGTAGCTGCGCCAGCAgagagcatgcatgcatgtgaacGATGTGATGCGCCGCAGGACAGAGAAGCTAGCGAGAGATGTAGCTCGGCACGTACGTGTCGGCCTCTGCGTCTGCGAGAGAGCAGAGTACGCACTGCAGGTCTGCAGCACTGGGTCTGGGTGTAAGGTGTTGTACCTCGACATGTGGAAGGAAGGAACCAACCAACAGCGAGTTGGGTTCAGGGCCTCTTGATTTGGTCCCTGTCTCCTACCGTCACAAGACATGCGCACCCTCCGTACCTCGGTTCTGCTCCAGCTAGCCTCCAACAAATCACCGATGTAAAAAAAGCTTCACAGGAGATTTGCCTGCCGCATGCGTTTTGAATGGACTTCACAAGAGGGAGTGTGGCATTTTACGGTGGCAGCACGTAGATCCTAGGAGCCTGGGATAAAGCTCGCTAGGATCTGAACCCGCCCTCGATCTCCGGCGCAGCAGCCGTGTGTCTTGCGAGCCGTGACCTATGGTCTATGGAGCCAGAACCGCGCGAGCGCCCCCGACCCGATGTGGAAGGGCGGTGAcgacggcgcgggcggaggaggtCGATTGATTGCAGGCGGATGGACGGATGATTGGATGAGGAGTGGAGGACGCAGACTTGCAGAGCGTGGCTGTGCTCGGTTGCCTTTCGCGTGGCTGCGTGGGGGACCCGGCGGGGTTAGTCCGGTTGCGGCAGTTGGGGTCCGCCGGCCGAGGTGCGGACAAGTACGACGCTTCCGCCCGTGACCGTTGCCATGTGACCCCGGGAGAGCACATGTCCATGCGTGATGCCCTCCCATCCCATGGacggacggccggccggccggcccccgcGCGTGGACGCTTGCTGGCTTTGGCAAGAATGACCGCGCTGCCAGGACTGGTGGGAACGATGGCACGCGACACGCCGCGGCCTCCCGTGTGCAGCGTGCGGTCATTCCTGGCCACgcatcgccggccggccggccggcttgccgccgccggtgtTCCACACCACCACCGTTAATTTCTAGCCACATAACCCATCAGCTACTACTCCATGGATTACCTAGGTCATTCCGAGCCACACATGGGCAGTTTCAGCGGCAGCGCCTAAAAGCTCGGAGTAAACTGAGTTCAGCCTTGGTGAGTGGTGAGTCATGGGCAGTGAATGCGAATCGGTCACCCACTCACCCACGCATGCCCGGCTTTGGCTTTCTGCAGCCAATTTGTGGACCGGCCACATACATGTGCGTATGGCTGTACAGTAGCCATGGCACGATGGCAGAAGCGCAGTAATGCTCCTTAAATTGAAGAAAAGGGAGGGCAGGATGACCCATCTTGGGATCAAATGTACGGAGGATCGTGCGTATATTGGAACATGGGCACATGGCAAGGATGCCAGGTCGAGGCAACATCAGTAAAGTTCTGTGAGTTTTGATCATGCTTTGTGTTTCATTCTACAACCCCTCATAGGAGGTAGCAATCGCCTTGCCCTCAGCAAAATTTCTACAGATACCTCATTCTAGACAAGTTCAAATTTCAAGCATACTCTTCCTCTCGCACACTAATTATACGCCATACATTGTCCATATGTAAATTGGGATATTTCGTTCTAGCAACAAATCAAAACCAGAAAGATTCTCCATTTTTGGTAAATCAATCCATATCGCCTAATCTTTAGTGCCCTAAATTACTAGTCAAAGACAAGATCAACGCTATAATAACAGGGCTGAAGTAAAAATAATGCCAGATTATTCCCTCGCCTAAAGATAAACAGAAACGGCAGATTATCATGTACTAATAGCACAACAAAGGGAATCAAACGCTACAAATGACTACGGTGGTGACGGAAAAAGTAACAAGGGGTCGCTACAACTTCACTGAATCACTGTGCAGATACAAGATTGCAGCAAATGTCGCCCTTGCGTGCAAGTGAGTTGGGGTCCCATTTCCCAATCATTTTCCATTTCATTTTCATCTAAAATCCTGACAAACGGGAACATGGCCGGCTCTGAGGTTTGCTATTTATACCACCTCTCTTTCCCTCCGCACAAGCCTCTCGCTCCGTGCTCTCTACCTCCTTACCCAGCACATACACACTCCAACCTCCGCACAGCCAATAGATACAGACAGAAGGATGAAGCTGAGAGCAAAAGGTCTAGGCCTCTTGCTTCTCCTTGTCTTGCTTGCTCTTTGCTCCACCATTGATGTCGGCGAGGCGAGAAGAGGCAAGCATTGGAGGCCTAGGAGCTCACCAAGCTCCTCGCAGCTGAAGAAAGGCAAAGGAAAGAAGAGTACCTCCCACCGGCAACATGGCAGCAACCGGCCAAGCCCGAAGCCACCAGTCAGCTCGACACCAAGCCCTGGTGCTGGCAAAGGAAATCAGAATCCGTACCAACCAAGCCCAACTCCGAGTGCCCCTGTCAGCCCGACTCCAGGCCCTGCCAACGACAGTAGGCATTCGAGTCCCAAGCCGCCGACTCCAAGCTGCGGGAAGGGTCATCAGCAGACATCACAGCCACCGCCATTGCCACCAGCCTCACAGGGTGAGGTCTTCAACGTGGTTGATTTTGGAGCCAAGGGTGATGGAGTTACGGATGATACTAAGGTCGACAGCTTTGCTCTCAAATGCTCTGTTTCAAACTAAATTCATAAAATTATTAAGCACCATGCATTCTCTGAGTTAGAAATTCTCAATACCAATTCCTTTTGTCCAGTTTGTCCTTCAaatgatttgtttcaaactcACCACATGACTTGCATGAGAACTCCATGTTGATCACCTCCAGGGGAACTGTGATATCAACATCTTGTGATTAGAATTTATCATGTATATTTTTATTACTAATTCCTGAATGTTCAGAAATGTGAATTTAGCATGAATGCTTTTGCTATTCCGAATTCATTTGCCAGCAACACCACAGCCTATGATGATGGTTGGCATTTCAATTTTTCCTATGAACATAGTAACCAGTTTACTCTCACTACCTCACATGGTTTCTAGTGCAGAGCCCAAGAAAGTTGTCACTAGTGCCATATTTTTTCTGGAATCTTTTTTGCGTGTCTGCATGTGTTGCCAGCAATTTGATTTGTTCCCTACTTTGGCTTGTTCTTTCCTTCTCACATGATTGTTTAATCTAATGCATAAACAGATACATTCACACATCTAGCtggtcaatttttttttttgtatatttgTAGTCATGGAGAGAAGAAAGGTTACACATCAAGCAAGTCAGGATTCACAATACGAGAACCTTTTCCACATCTCTTACAAGACCTTTCTGTGTGCAGAGgaacaaacaaaaaattatTCTAATCTTGAGATTCCCAGGCTTTACAGATAGAGAATATAGCAAAAACTCTCTTTGGCATTAACATAGtcccctttttttccttttgcaagAACACACTGCATGAACCAATAGtacatttttttgttttaattaTAAAGCAAAAAAACTAATGGGAAATTTGTAGTGAATTTGCAAGAAAATAAACCTCATTTTAAAATAATCTGAGATATGCACTGTGGCCTTGTTTGAAAGCTCTATCAAAACtcatttcttttatattttCAGTAAAACGAACTTAGattttcaatttctttcttAGTGGTTGCAAAATGCTGCTTGTTCCAACATGGAGACCAAAATAATAAGACGCACAGTGCAATTTCTGACTATCTAGCTTAGGGTCTGGGCTTTACAGAGTGTGTTTTCACCTCCTGCTCAATTGATTTTGTGATGCTAGATTCCAGAGGACTGTCTTTTCAGAAGAAGCTACAGCTAATAATTGTGCATGCATTTGCATACAGGCTTTTGAAGGAGCGTGGGCTGCTGCCTGCAAGCAGGGGGCATCTACAGTTCTTGTACCACCAGAACTAGAGTTCCTTGTTGGGCCAATCTCGTTCTCTGGGCCTTACTGCAAACCAAACATTGTCTTCCAGGTAAATTACGCTGTGTCCCAAATAAGATACTCAAAAAAGCATTCCTGATTACTTTCATAGCCTAAACTGATCAACAAAATGTAGGACAGGTTTGTATTTTGTCTAGTTTGATAAGCATATTGATGGAAGAATAAGTGCAGCAAGTAATTCTGTTTAATGATGCACTCATTTTGCAGCTGGAAGGAACAATCCTAGCTCCAACCAGTGCTAAAGCCTGGGGTTCTGGCTTGCTCCAGTGGCTTGAGTTCACCAAACTAAATGGAATAGTAATTCAAGGCAATGGTATCATAAATGGCAGAGGGCAACAATGGTGGACCTACGCAGACctagaggatgaggatgaggatgacaCAGTAAGAGATGGCCGCCAAGTGTACCATTGTCTATAAATTACTCAAATGAAAAGTTGATTGTGTTAATTGCTCACCTTGGATACTTTCTTTCAGTACGATGTGGAGTTCGAGACAATGCCACATATTAAACCTACAGTAAGAATATCACTATCTTTCTGCACATAATTATCACATATAGAAACAAAGTAATCACAAATCTGATTTCGTAACCTGATGCAGGCATTGAGGTTTTATGGTAGTTTCAACGTTTTAGTAGCTGGCATCACTATTGTCAACAGCTCACAGTGCCATCTTAAGTTTGACAACTGTCAAGGAGTGATGGTCCATGATGTGACTATATCCTCCCCCGAGAACAGTCTCAACACTGACGGAATACACCTGCAGAACTCAAAAGATGTCAGCATTCATCATACAAACATGGCTTGTGGTAATTCCTTGTTGCATCTAAATTCAAGAGGCATCTAGGCTATACTCAGTAAGCTGAAAAGTTTTGTTTTGCCCAGCTTTAACGCAAAGAAATTTTCAACAACACAAGGCAACTTATATGTTCTAGATATACTCATGAAACTGAAAAGTTTTGTTTTGCCCAGATTTAGCACAAATAATTTTTCAACAACACAAGACAGCTCATATGTTCTAAAAATATATAAGGCCTTATCTACAAGATAACTCATATGTTCTAAATATATAAGCCTGAAAGGATCTACAAAAGTGTGACTTAAAAAGAACTACCTAGGGTCAACTGAAAGCCTGCGCCTCAGTTCTATCACTCCTGTATTCTCTATTCTCTGCATGCCAAAGGACAGATTTCAGAGTAAGGGTACATAAAAAAACTGTTGTAGATAGTACTTGAAACTTCCAACTGTCTTTTACAGTTAATCCAAAGTAGAATAACGTCAAGGTGTCCCATTTGTCTTCTTCAATGCAGGTGACGACTGTATCTCCATCCAGACAGGATGCAGCAACATAAATATACACAACGTGAATTGTGGACCAGGCCATGGAATCAGCATAGGTGGACTGGGCCGGGACAACACAAAAGCATGTGTATCTAATGTTACAGTAAGAGATGTCAACATGCTCAGAACCATGAATGGTGTCAGGATCAAGACCTGGCAGGTAAGCTTGGGCACAGACATACAAATAAAATCCTAGGTCAACAGCAGACACTAGTACATGACAATATCACAAAGAAAAACTGAAAAAGGAAAGAACATGCCAGCTTTTGATAGCTACACAAGAGGCAACCTTGGAAGGTtctaagaagaaaaaaatgatgatgCCAAGCAAAACAAGAATACTTAATCAGCTAAATAAATTGAACTTTCGTTTCTTGCAGGGTGGTGTAGGATTGGTTCAAGACATAAGGTTCTCAAATATACAAGTCACAGAGGTCCAAACGCCTATTATTATAGATCAGTTTTATTGTGACAAAAGCACTTGCAGAAATCAAACATCAGCAGTGGGCGTATCAGGGGTCCAGTATGAGAACATCAGAGGGACATTTACAATCAAACCTGTCCACTTTGCATGCAGTGACAGCTTACCTTGTTCAGGCATCTCTCTTACTGGTGTGCAACTCAGACCAGTGCAAGTACCCCACTACCACCTGAACAACCCATTCTGCTGGCAAGCTTTTGGGGAGCTCTACACTCCAACTGTCCCTCCCATAGCTTGCTTGCAGCTTGGAAAACCTGCTGGGAACAACTTACAGACATATAACGATATATGTTGAGACACCTTCGTCTGTTTATTGGTGCTTACTCATGAGTGGTCGTTGTGATACATCCGACCCCTTCGCACCATTGCTTGCTTATGTCCATATATACAGTTATTTTGAGGTCATGTTATTAGATCATTTTAACATTTACATGAAAGAAAACACACATATAATCATTGGAATGGTCATACAGCAAGAGTATGTACTTGAGTTTCCAAAAATGAGTAAGCACAATGACAAAGATTGTTTGCTTAATTAAGCGTAAATAGAGCTACAGCAAAGGATTAAAAGGAAATTAGTAAATACATAACCTGAAGAATCAAATTAATACCTAGAAGTCTATTGCTAAGGATATATAAAAGGCAATAGCTTACCAGAAGTTTAAGGGGAAAATTACATGAACCAAACATAAAAAGCAAATGGCTGTTCAAGGATACTAGAAAATGGTTAGAAAAAAGAGGAATTATAAAATAGCCAGTTTCTGGTTGACAAATGCCACCTGTTAATTGCAATATGATATCAAAGTAGTTGAAAAATGACCACAGATATAACTCTTAGGAAAGGGGGTATCGATGGGTTCGGCTGAAATTATTTTGAAAAATGGTGGCAAAAAGTGCTCCAAAGATATCAAAGTAGTTGCATAATATGCACAGAAAGAGGATGATTGATCAAATTAAATAACTATTCAAAAGAGCATGCTATACAAAGTGTCATTTATAAGTCGGATATATACAGCATGCCTATGCATAAATATTTGTTTGCTGTGCTTTCTAGAACATCAGCTAAACAAGAGAACAAAACAGTGTAAAAACAATCAATATGTAACATGGGAATAACAGGTCCTATAACTAGCTTCACCAATCTTTAACACGTAATGAGGGGAAAAAGAAACTGAAAGCAGTATCCAGAACTATATATGATCCAGTTAACCAAAAGATGGGCAtgtttcttaatttttttccaaCTACAACTAGATATGGTATGTCTCGCTAACTGTCATGAAAAAGTATCAATTGATGGAAACTTTTTCTTCTACCATACTCTTCACATCCATTAACTGAGTTACAAATAAAAGTTTCACAACAATATTGATTCTGGGATGCTAGAAAACTTCTGTGATGCTAGAAATGTTACTTTTCCACCATACTCTATTTAgaacaagattttttttcttctaccaCACTCTTCACGTCCATTAAAACTAAATTAAAACAAAGAATCATATCTATTAGAGTACAGTTTTTTCCTCCACTCTCACTGGTTACAAAATTCATGGAGCTTTAAGCTATCAATCAATATTTAAAACTTACAAACCTGTCAAATAATTCAAATGGGAGTATAGTCCATGGAAGCATTCCTAGATTAATCTAAGGTTACAATTTTTGCATAGACTTTCTATATACCTTAAAGTATATTGATGGCCAAAATTCAGAAGATTTAGGCAGTTGGTGAAAACCATTTGTTAATGGACATGGTACGTCATTTTGCAGTCATGCTTGTCCAACAATCAAACCGACCAACAAAATAGTATAAGATTATATTTACATACAAAAGTGTAGCGCCGATTAAGTACAAACATGCAAGCTATTACCATGAACTGCGTGATAAAACACGAAAATGAAACTGGTCCATTAACTATGATTCTGTGATGCTAGAAATGTTAGTTTCACAAGTAACATCACTACTACTTGCATCCTATAATCAAATAGATAACAGTGGTACACTATCTGGCTATATTATGATGTTTTTCCAACATGGCGAACAAATGATGCATCTGCAAGCTGTAAGCGGCAGCTATAgacttactccctccattccaaataaTAGTCATTTTAGCTTTGTCCTAAGTCGAACTTGTCTAAGTTTGACCAAGTCTATAGGAAAAAATATTAACATctataatatcaaataaatgcacAATGAAAATGTACTTCATGGTCTATCTAGTGAAACTAGTTTAATGTTGAAAATATTTATGCCTTTTTACATAAAATTGGTCAAAGATaaagaagtttgacttaggacaaagctaaaacaacttataatttggaacagagggagtctCTCATATGTATATCTCTGCAGTATGTTTATTAATAAGAAATTCAAGAGACAAAAAACTCATTGCATAAATAATTTCAGGGAAAACTGGCTCTACAACTCCTTATCCTAAGAGTCATATATATGCAAACAAAACATTTAATACAGACACGAGCATTGAAAATAAAACCTCATTTGTAACTAGTGAATTTGCTGTTTCTAGTTTAATTGATAATGCAGAAAATTAGACATAACAAGGCTGCCAACACTGCAACTAAAGTAGAGTTTGTATGTGAGCTGTCCCAGAAACTCTTCAGGCTAAAGCTCAGCTTGATGATGTATTTGCAAAATTTCCAGTGTCTGTTCATATAATGGAAAACAAATTTCTTAGAATCATCAGACAGAGAATGAGAAGGTAGCCAAATTAGAAAGGTATCGAGATGAAACAGACCTGCTACAACCCTTCATCTTGAAAAACTAAAGACATCCTTTGCCCCCTTGTAGTTGTCAACAGTTTCAGGAACCGTTAGTCCTGTTGTTTCCTCATATTTCTTCTCTAGGTTcttttagaaaaaggaaataaCAAGCAAAGAAGTATGAGTTCATGTACCAAAAATTGTATACACTGACATACAGCCCTGGAAAATTGTTTATGCACATGTAATTAATTTTGGTTATATATGAAAGGCAACTTAAGGTGGCATCATTCTGAGAGGGAAAACGTATGCATGCAGATTAAGGAATTTTCTGACTAATCTAAGATTCAAATCATGTAATTATGGCCAAAGAGAATGATGTACgccaaaaaataaattaaaaccCACAGTGATTGCTACTAATACCAAATACGAATTTTCAATATAATCCCTGGTGATGTAGTCGAAACCACATTGTACTAACCTTCAGTTCATCGCGTACGGTTTCAAGAACATCCATTGTCATTCTATCAAAGAAAAGAATCCCCTGCAAATACCCAAACAATTATGAGCATCACAGTGATGAGCCTCTGGTCATATATGCATAGCTTGATGACATATTCCCTTCTTTTTAATCACTTTGCAACTGCAGTATTGGCACCGTATGCATAACCAGTAATTTATATGATATTAGACAATAAAACATAAGAAAATATTTAATTACGGTAATATCAATCCTGCACGTCCAATCTAGACTTCTTTTATGTAATGATGGCCAAACCTGAAAGCACCTGATAAGCACACTCTAGGATGACTTGAATTTGCAACCAGAGGGAGTATATGTGATAGCAAATGAAACAGAAATagcatatatgcatatatgtataaGCATAGACTTAAAACATTGATTGCACTTCCATTTGGCATCGACTTAACATATATTCAGCTGTCACTGAAACAGAACCGATGCATCCCTCTATCATGAGAATTAACATATCTGACTCATCAGTTTGTTTTGTGGACAATTGCATATGTTAAGAGACAAAGGAGACATGACTCAATGGATTGCTAGAAAACTTATGCAGATGGACCCGATAGATATTGGTTAAATACATACCAGCAAATGGTCAAACTCATGCTGGAAAACTCTTGCAGGTAGGCCAGATAATTTTACTTTGATTTTTGCCCCTGTAACGTCTTGAGCTTCAATTTTCACACTTTCTGGTCTCTGC
This window encodes:
- the LOC101773949 gene encoding polygalacturonase At1g48100, whose protein sequence is MKLRAKGLGLLLLLVLLALCSTIDVGEARRGKHWRPRSSPSSSQLKKGKGKKSTSHRQHGSNRPSPKPPVSSTPSPGAGKGNQNPYQPSPTPSAPVSPTPGPANDSRHSSPKPPTPSCGKGHQQTSQPPPLPPASQGEVFNVVDFGAKGDGVTDDTKAFEGAWAAACKQGASTVLVPPELEFLVGPISFSGPYCKPNIVFQLEGTILAPTSAKAWGSGLLQWLEFTKLNGIVIQGNGIINGRGQQWWTYADLEDEDEDDTYDVEFETMPHIKPTALRFYGSFNVLVAGITIVNSSQCHLKFDNCQGVMVHDVTISSPENSLNTDGIHLQNSKDVSIHHTNMACGDDCISIQTGCSNINIHNVNCGPGHGISIGGLGRDNTKACVSNVTVRDVNMLRTMNGVRIKTWQGGVGLVQDIRFSNIQVTEVQTPIIIDQFYCDKSTCRNQTSAVGVSGVQYENIRGTFTIKPVHFACSDSLPCSGISLTGVQLRPVQVPHYHLNNPFCWQAFGELYTPTVPPIACLQLGKPAGNNLQTYNDIC